In the genome of Streptomyces lydicus, the window TGCGGCCCTGCCGGTTTCACCGCTCCGCGCGCCCCGGTGCGCCCCACCGGGTGGGACCGCCCTGTCGCAGGTCGGCGGCGCTTCGGGGCGCGGAAGGTACTTGAATTTAGGGCAGCCTAAGTGATAGAGGCCACCCGTCCGTGATCCGGACGAGGCTTGTATCGCTTCGGCGAATTACGCAACAATGACGTTGTGAAATACGCGAGCGAGGATCAGGAAGGGCCCGCGGTCGACCCGACCGCAGGGCCGGCCGCCTCCGCGCCCGAGCAGGCTGAGCAGCGCGCGCCGGACGCCGCGCCCGCCCCGGCGCCGCACGACGAAGCGCAGGGCACCCGCAACCGGGTCGCCCGCTCCATCCTCGACCACGGTCCGTCCACCGCGGCCGAGCTGGCCCTGCGGCTGCGGCTGACCCAGGCCGCGGTGCGCCGGCATCTGGACGCGCTGGCCGCCGAAGGTGTCGTCGAGCCCCGTGAGAAGCGGGTCTACGGCGCGCGTGGCCGCGGCCGCCCGGCGAAGTCCTTCGCCCTCACCGACTGCGGGCGGGACGCCTTCGACCAGGCCTACGACCAGCTCGCCTCCGATGCGCTGCGCTGGATCGCGCAGAGCGCGGGAGGCGGCGAGCAGGGCGAGGCCGCCGTAGCGGCATTCGCCCGCGCGCGGTTCGCCGCCCAGGCCGAGGGCTACCGCAAGGCGGTCGAGAGCGCGGAGCCACAGGCCCGTACCGAGGCCCTGGCGAAGGCATTGACCGCGGACGGGTACGCTGCTACGGCGCGCAGCGCCCCCAATCCCCAGCTCGGTGAGCAGCTCTGCCAGCACCACTGCCCGGTCGCCCATGTCGCCGAGCAGTACCCGCAGCTGTGCGAGGCGGAGACCGAGGTCTTCTCCCGTTTGCTCGGGACCCACGTACAGCGGCTCGCCACCATCGCCCACGGCGACGGGGTGTGCACGACCTTCGTCCCGAAGGCCGGTGCCGGCAAGGCCGCGCACAGCACCGCACGCACCAGCAAGACCACCACAGCATCTGCAAGCACGGCCGGGAGGAACCCCGCATGACGCTCCCCACGGAGACTGCTCACCCCGAGCTCGAGGGCCTGGGCAAGTACGAATACGGCTGGGCCGACTCCGACGTGGCCGGCGCTTCCGCGAAGCGCGGTCTCTCCGAGGCCGTCGTCCGCGACATCTCGGCGAAGAAGAACGAGCCGGAGTGGATGCTCAAGCTCCGCCTCAAGGGCCTGAAGCTGTTCGACAAGAAGCCCATGCCGAACTGGGGCTCGGACCTGTCGGGCATCGACTTCGACAACATCAAGTACTTCGTCCGCTCCACGGAGCAGCAGGCCGCCTCCTGGGAGGACCTGCCCGAGGACATCAAGAACACCTACGACAAGCTCGGCATCCCCGAGGCGGAGAAGCAGCGCCTGGTCGCCGGTGTCGCGGCCCAGTACGAGTCCGAGGTCGTCTACCACCAGATCCGTGAGGACCTGGAGGAGCAGGGCGTCCTGTTCCTGGACACCGACACCGCGCTCAAGGAGCACCCGGAGCTCTTCCAGGAGTACTTCGGCACGGTCATCCCGGTCGGCGACAACAAGTTCGCGTCGCTGAACACCGCGGTGTGGTCCGGCGGCTCGTTCATCTACGTCCCCAAGGGTGTCCACGTCGACATCCCGCTGCAGGCCTACTTCCGGATCAACACCGAGAACATGGGCCAGTTCGAGCGGACGCTGATCATCGTCGACGAGGACGCCTACGTCCACTACGTCGAGGGCTGCACGGCGCCGATCTACAAGTCGGACTCGCTGCACTCCGCGGTCGTCGAGATCATCGTGAAGAAGGGCGGCCGCTGCCGCTACACGACCATCCAGAACTGGTCGAACAATGTCTACAACCTGGTGACCAAGCGCGCCGTCGCCTACGAGGGCGCGACCATGGAGTGGGTCGACGGCAACCTCGGCTCCAAGGTGACGATGAAGTACCCGGCGGTCTACCTCATGGGCGAGCACGCCAAGGGCGAGACCCTGTCCATCGCCTTCGCGGGCGAGGGCCAGCACCAGGACGCCGGTTCCAAGATGGTCCACATGGCGCCGAACACCTCCTCCAACATCGTCTCCAAGTCGGTGGCGCGAGGCGGCGGCCGGACCTCCTACCGCGGTCTGGTCGAGATCGGCGAGGGTGCCGCGGGCTCCAAGTCCAACGTGCTGTGTGACGCCCTCCTGGTGGACACCATCTCGCGCTCGGACACCTACCCCTACGTCGACGTCCGCGAGGACGACGTCTCCATGGGCCACGAGGCGACCGTCTCCAAGGTCAGCGAGGACCAGCTCTTCTACCTGATGGCCCGCGGCCTGACGGAGTTCGAGGCCATGGCGATGATCGTGCGCGGCTTCGTCGAGCCGATCGCCCGTGAGCTGCCGATGGAGTACGCGCTGGAGCTGAACCGGCTGATCGAGCTGCAGATGGAAGGCGCGGTCGGCTGACGGCCGGCCACCAGGCAGCAACGGATTCACGAGGCAGCGTCCTCTTCAAGAAAGCGAGCTAGACGACAGCCATGGCTGAGGCTCAGAACTCCCCCTCTCTCGGCTCCGCTCGAGCGGGGGGACCCCCACCGGCAGGCTCCACGACCACCGGCTCTCTCGCGGTGGCCGCGGAGTCCACCGTCGCCACCCGGATGAGCGCCCCGCCGTCCTACGACGTGGCGGACTTCCCGGTGCCGCACGGCCGCGAGGAGGAGTGGCGCTTCACGCCCCTCGCGCGCCTCAAGGGCCTGCACGACGGCAGCGCCGAGGCGGGCGGTCCCGACCTGAAGATCGACATCGCCGCTCCGGAGGGTGTCACGCACGAGCTGGTCGACCGTGACGACCCGCGGGTCGGCAAGGCCGGCACGCCCGTCGACCGGGTCGCCGCCCAGGCGTACAGCTCGTTCGAGAAGGCGTCGGTGATCTCGGTCCCCAAGGAGGCCCAGCTCTCCGAGCCGATCCGGATCACCGTCCACGGCGAGGGCGGCACGGCCTACGCCCACCAGGTCATCGAGCTCGGCGCGTTCGCCGAGGCGGTCGTGGTCATCGACCACACCGGTGACGCGGTGCTCGCCGCCAATGTCGACTACCTCCTCGGTGACGGCGCCAAGCTGACCGTCGTCTCCGTCCAGGACTGGGACGACCGGGCCGTCCACACCGGGCAGCACAACGCCCTGGTCGGCCGGGACGCCGGCTTCAAGTCCGTGATCGTCACCTTCGGCGGCGACCTCGTCCGGCTGCACCCGCGCGTCACCTACGCGGGCCCCGGCGGCGAGGCCGAGTTCTACGGTCTGTACTTCACCGAGCAGGGCCAGCACCACGAGCACCGGCTCTTCGTCGACCACGAGGCGTCCAACTGCCGCTCCCACGTCGTCTACAAGGGCGCACTGCAGGGCGACGACGCGCACGCCGTGTGGATCGGCGACGTGCTGATCCGCGCCTCGGCCACCGGCACCGACACCTACGAGCTCAACCGCAACCTCGTCCTCACGGACGGCGCGCGGGTCGACTCGGTCCCCAACCTGGAGATCGAGACCGGCGAGATCGTCGGCGCCGGCCACGCCTCGGCGACCGGCCGCTTCGACGACGAGCAGCTCTTCTACCTCATGGCCCGCGGCATCCCGGCCGACGAGGCCCGCCGGCTGGTCGTCCGCGGCTTCTTCGCCGAGCTGGTCCAGCAGATCGGCCTCCCGGACGTCGAAGAGCGCCTGATGAGCAAGATCGAGGCCGAGCTGGAAGCGTCCGCGGCATGACCTACGTACGCGCAGCGGCGCTGAGCGAGCTGGAGGAGGACACCCCCAAGCGGGTGGAACTCGACGGCACGCCCGTTTCCCTGGTCCGCACCGAGGGCGAGGTGTTCGCGATCAACGACATCTGCTCGCACGCCAACGTCTCCCTCTCCGAGGGGGAGGTCGAGGACTGCTCGATCGAGTGCTGGCTGCACGGTTCGAGCTTCGACCTGCGCACCGGCAAGCCGAGCGGCCTTCCCGCGACGCGCCCCGTCCCCGTATACCCCGTCAAGATCGAAGGGGACGACGTGCTCGTCTCCGTCACCCAGGAGTCCTGAGTTCCCCATGGCAACGCTTGAGATCCACGACCTGCACGTCTCCGTCGAGGCCGAGAACGGCCCGCGCGAGATCCTGAAGGGCGTCGACCTGACCGTGAAGCAGGGCGAGACGCACGCCATCATGGGCCCCAACGGCTCCGGCAAGTCGACCCTCGCCTACTCCCTCGCGGGTCACCCCAAGTACACGATCACCGGTGGCACCGTCACCCTCGACGGCGAGAACGTCCTGGAGATGTCCGTCGACGAGCGCGCCCGTGCCGGCGTCTTCCTCGCCATGCAGTACCCGGTCGA includes:
- a CDS encoding helix-turn-helix transcriptional regulator gives rise to the protein MKYASEDQEGPAVDPTAGPAASAPEQAEQRAPDAAPAPAPHDEAQGTRNRVARSILDHGPSTAAELALRLRLTQAAVRRHLDALAAEGVVEPREKRVYGARGRGRPAKSFALTDCGRDAFDQAYDQLASDALRWIAQSAGGGEQGEAAVAAFARARFAAQAEGYRKAVESAEPQARTEALAKALTADGYAATARSAPNPQLGEQLCQHHCPVAHVAEQYPQLCEAETEVFSRLLGTHVQRLATIAHGDGVCTTFVPKAGAGKAAHSTARTSKTTTASASTAGRNPA
- the sufB gene encoding Fe-S cluster assembly protein SufB, producing MTLPTETAHPELEGLGKYEYGWADSDVAGASAKRGLSEAVVRDISAKKNEPEWMLKLRLKGLKLFDKKPMPNWGSDLSGIDFDNIKYFVRSTEQQAASWEDLPEDIKNTYDKLGIPEAEKQRLVAGVAAQYESEVVYHQIREDLEEQGVLFLDTDTALKEHPELFQEYFGTVIPVGDNKFASLNTAVWSGGSFIYVPKGVHVDIPLQAYFRINTENMGQFERTLIIVDEDAYVHYVEGCTAPIYKSDSLHSAVVEIIVKKGGRCRYTTIQNWSNNVYNLVTKRAVAYEGATMEWVDGNLGSKVTMKYPAVYLMGEHAKGETLSIAFAGEGQHQDAGSKMVHMAPNTSSNIVSKSVARGGGRTSYRGLVEIGEGAAGSKSNVLCDALLVDTISRSDTYPYVDVREDDVSMGHEATVSKVSEDQLFYLMARGLTEFEAMAMIVRGFVEPIARELPMEYALELNRLIELQMEGAVG
- the sufD gene encoding Fe-S cluster assembly protein SufD encodes the protein MAEAQNSPSLGSARAGGPPPAGSTTTGSLAVAAESTVATRMSAPPSYDVADFPVPHGREEEWRFTPLARLKGLHDGSAEAGGPDLKIDIAAPEGVTHELVDRDDPRVGKAGTPVDRVAAQAYSSFEKASVISVPKEAQLSEPIRITVHGEGGTAYAHQVIELGAFAEAVVVIDHTGDAVLAANVDYLLGDGAKLTVVSVQDWDDRAVHTGQHNALVGRDAGFKSVIVTFGGDLVRLHPRVTYAGPGGEAEFYGLYFTEQGQHHEHRLFVDHEASNCRSHVVYKGALQGDDAHAVWIGDVLIRASATGTDTYELNRNLVLTDGARVDSVPNLEIETGEIVGAGHASATGRFDDEQLFYLMARGIPADEARRLVVRGFFAELVQQIGLPDVEERLMSKIEAELEASAA
- a CDS encoding non-heme iron oxygenase ferredoxin subunit, with the protein product MTYVRAAALSELEEDTPKRVELDGTPVSLVRTEGEVFAINDICSHANVSLSEGEVEDCSIECWLHGSSFDLRTGKPSGLPATRPVPVYPVKIEGDDVLVSVTQES